AGCGGCGGACATCACCGCGACCGGCCGCTCGGTCGAGCGGATCGCCGACCTCGCCGCCCTCGGCGTGCGCGTGGTCGCGTCCGACTACGACGAGCCCGCATCCCTGGCAGGGGTGCTGGCGGGGGCGGACGTGGTCGTGCTGGTGTCGGGCAGCGAGATCGGACGGCGGGTCCCGCAGCACCGGAACGTGATCGACGCCGCGGTGGCGGCAGGGGTCGGCCGGATCGTCTACACGTCCATCCCGAGAGCGAGCGAGACCCCCATGGTCCTGGCGCAGGAGCACCGCGCCACCGAGGACGCGATCCGGGAGTCCGGACTGCCCTCGACCATGCTGCGCAACGCCTGGTACGTCGAGAACTACCTCTCGCAGATCCCCACCTACCTCGAGCACGGCGTGGTCGGCGCCGCCGGCGACGGCCGCGTCTCGGTGG
This Frankiales bacterium DNA region includes the following protein-coding sequences:
- a CDS encoding NAD(P)H-binding protein, coding for MSIVVTGATGPFGRSVVQSLLARGVPAADITATGRSVERIADLAALGVRVVASDYDEPASLAGVLAGADVVVLVSGSEIGRRVPQHRNVIDAAVAAGVGRIVYTSIPRASETPMVLAQEHRATEDAIRESGLPSTMLRNAWYVENYLSQIPTYLEHGVVGAAGDGRVSVAARADYAEAAAVVASTDGHVGAVYELGGDSPTLAELAALVSEAAGQDVAYTDVDEDTLRGILVDAAGLPEPVAAVYADVDSRIRAGDLHVTSGDLERLIGRAPTSVAEAVKAAVAAL